From the Lathyrus oleraceus cultivar Zhongwan6 chromosome 3, CAAS_Psat_ZW6_1.0, whole genome shotgun sequence genome, the window atgtagaaaaaggagtgtcctaaatgcggtgtctcgcgatataagaacaagttgtctccagcaaaagtcttgtggtattttcctgttattccgagatttagacgcatgtttcgaGTGATGTAGCAACATTTGGAGTCGGTGCTGTTCAGGTTCGACCGAAAGGAAACTAAATTTGTAACGTTCCAAATTTATCAGACCATAATCTGAACAATATTTACATGTCATTTAGGTTCTTGCTACGATTTTAACTTTGTGGTTAGCAGACAAATCTGGTCGCCGGCTTTTACTTATTGTGAGTCTGAGCTTTTTCGATAATTTTTGCATTCACATTACTATTTGTTTGGAGGGTAATAAGAGATTAATCAAAATCTCCTATTGCAGGTTTCTTCATCTGCAATGACTTTGAGTCTTTTGGTTGTTTCAATATCATTCTACTTGAAggtaataataatttttttgtttgttatattttttgaacattttttttgtttatttttatatatacataatacattaactagatattacacatgcattcatgcataaatgttcagaaatttgtaacacagattcacaggattatatatcagtaaattcttctttatatttttggttttttatatggataatatattttatgttgaatTTGCTCTCAGGAATATATATCACCAGATTCTGATTTATATGCGACATTGAGCCTCGTATCGGTGGCTGGAGTTGTGGTGTGTAAATACAACTTTATTACACAAATGATGGTTTCTATTGGTTGTTTCCCTAACTTCATTATTATAAACTTTCAATTTCTTTCAGGTCATGGTTATTGCATTCTCTCTGGGATTAGGAGCAATGTCATGGATTATAATGTCTGAGGTACAATTTTCTTCAATAATAATATGCATGACAACCCTATATGAACAAACCTTTGTTGTAATATAATGTGATAGTTGATGTGTTGAATATATTTTACATAATAGATTCTTTCGATTAACATCAAAGGCCTAGCTGGAAGTTTTGCAACACTTGCCAATTGGTTCTTTTCCTGGTTGGTTACATTAACAGCAAATTTGCTCTTGGATTGGAGTTCGGGAGGTTTGTGTGCATTGCCTATgttaattttctataaatatcTATTGTTTCTAACCAGAAGCTTCCTATGTTTTTATCAGGAACCTTCAGAATATATACTGCAGTGTGTATTTTCACAGCAGGATTTGTTGCCATTTGGGTCCCCGAGACAAAGGGAAAAACCCTTGAAGAAATACAACAGTTTTTCAGATGAAGTTTCCTTTCGAGTAGCACTTCAGCTAGTGTTCACTCATGTATTcacattcatattttttttttgaatcaactcaattcatttttgtgctctttggtcttgttaaatatgaaaaataccaaaacagtgtgattttctaatctagcagcatacttgcatttttgttgtaattgattgattataaacaaataaatgaaagagagtGGTTATTATACATTTCAATTAGAGTAGCAGTGGTTTCGGTTCATGACATTTCAAATAGCAAGAGGATCATATAAACAATAAGCATATATCAGTATTtgtattttaatattataaaagcATAAAAAGAACTTTTAGTTGCTCTTGTGAATTATAACAAGCAGCTGTATGCCATTTTCTTCTGGTTACCTCTTGTGGCTGCAACATAACCTGAAATGAGAATATGGTCACAGAGACATGTGATGCATGTAAAtgttaaataaccacccactttagagggcgctttccaaaataagcgccctctaaaccctttaaatttccactttagagggcgctttccagtaaaagcgccctctaaacccttaaaagtttccactttagagggcgctttctttaaaaagcgccctctaaagtggcccttaaagggcttaaagagccactttagagagcgctttcaccaggaaaaaaagcgttgtctttacctatgccagcgccagattagagggcgctttaaagcgctgttataggccaaaaaaagtgccctcttttcccttatttggcgtagtcTGGCATGCTCAATCCTGTAGCACCAATGCGCAATTCAGCCAATCATTAGTATCAACAATAATCAATTCCATGCCAAATAAGTTGCATCAATACATGTGGTTAAAGCAACAACCTTGTAACAAACCTGCGAGCAGAATAATTCAAAACCAAGTGAGGATGTGCTTGAAACACCTGCCTAGCCTCACTTGCAGAACGTAACCACCAGCCAAAATAAACCTGTACCGTCATTTTCCGTCTATTCTACAGCAATACAATAGACCAGCAGTAGAACACATTGCAATACAAACCAAAGTTACTCGTGAATGCTCCAAACTTCACTGCAGTAAAACATAAAGCCATTAGTCAAAGCAGTAAATTTTGAAAAAATCCCAAAATGGCATAAGACAAAACAGAGGGAGAAAGTACGTGGTTCGGATTACCTTTTCCAAGTCCAAGCATCAAAGAAGGCAATCCAATTCTGAGCACCAAAAAGCACTTCCAGGAAGTTCCTTTTTTGAAGCTCGGTATACCAATCTGAAACCCTAATTGGTTGGGGATAAAAGGAGAGGGAGGAGAATCAGTGAGAGAGGATGAAAATTGGAGAGGCGGACAAAAAACCCTAATTCCCAAATCAAAAGAAACCGGTATTTGAAGAGGCGAGGGAATAAGATTCGAACATCACTTAAGTCGTTGTCGTCGCCGAAGGTGAGATTTCCACTTGATTCTCTCTTTGAAACCATGATTCGCGCTCTCCTTGGGAAGTGTTGTGAGCGATTGTGAGGGACGGATGAACGATTGAGGTTAGTGTGAGCGCGTTTGAGAGAGGGTTTTGATGAGAAAGCGTGAGGTTGAGGCGAAGGTTGAGAGAGGTGTGAGATAGAGAGATTTGGAGAACGAGAGTTAGGAGGAGGACGATTGAGTTCTGGGACTCTCATCGCGGTCCTCACTGttccttttttttttatttgctCTTTATTAAACAGACATTTAAATCCCACTAAGTGAACATTTAGATTTCTCAATGGGTCATTAACTATGGTTTGTGGGTATTAGTTTTAGTTAAATGCTATTTTGTGTTCCCAATCCCTAATCTTTtgaacccaacagccaggcggctagggtcACCTTTTGGGATTCCtcctttttattttaattaatcgTCCATTAAATAGACCACcccatttttatttttattttaattcctACTTTAATCTATTATGGTTTATATATCTAAGTTGttatttaaattataaataatcataagtggtctagtggagagagggtagtttcttggtctttagtggagtgggtttGATACCCATATATAGCactttatttcttttagcattcatttttttttcatgtttatgttttattataatttctcctatactcatagtttcattattgtttaataacacaagtttggtttcctttaatttcatcatccattcaaagtcgttttaaactattaaaatcacacttttctcgattcaatatcgaccccatttccatacccttgtaagtcgattgcttttaagcatcgccgtcaacctcacatagcttactcttgggctttcttacaatgagccggttctcttgcacttacactcatacattgcattatttgttgtttgggcccgatttaattatttcatgatttttgaatccccatttgacaaaatgtaccccactcccccgatgtgtaataattttgtattgttttatttctttatttgtttgactgtttagttagatactaacacaagaataaaatcaaccatttccaaaagatcaaagAATATGACTCGATCCcacgtcgagtattttctcaataaacaaatcaattcatttctccctcctattctattccatttctttcaaactttcatcaaacgcttgattcaacgtcaagccaattttcttaataaaaactcaaaaaatattaattcatagtcaagaccttttcaataagatggaagtggaacatggtgtataccgcgcactcctgagactaggattcgagatgtatatctcgccaatcttagctctcgccatcatccaaatttatccactttgttttctctcaaacactcattcaaatttctcttaaacgttcatctagggtcaagtcattttcgcaacaaaactcaaaatacctaattcttattcaatattttttcaataaagatggaagtggaacgtggtgtataccgcgcactcctgagactaggattcgagacgtatgcctcgcctatcttagttctcgccatcatttaaaattgtcaatgtggtttcctcaaaccctttctcaatcaaatctaagatacctaaatcttatttaacactttttcaataaaggtggaaatggaacatggtgtataccgtgcactcctgagattaagattcgagacgtatgcctcgcctatcttggctctcgccatcgtctaaaactgtcaatgcggtttcttcaaaccctttctcaatcaaattcaaagcacttaattcttattaaacattttcgcaaataagatggaaatggaacgtggtgtataccacgcactcctgagactaggattcgagatgtatatctcgctcatccaagttctcgccatcactcaaaatacatccaaccgatcaaactcttttctcgccgtcgtacgattaatcaaaaacctttttcataaacgaaaggtatcttgtcttaagtgatacaaaacaatgtttcggccacgattgttgagtagagataaatgacgcttttccgaatgtagatttataaatccgttcgatgtgtggtatgcgtccactcctcatctgttttgggtaaaacaatgtttttgtcgattagtacagtatagctttcgctaaaatcgaccaataaacaaacatttttctacccagaactacgtaagccttgatttctcttttgagatacgtaggagcaggatttttaaatcttgtcaggcccactaataaaaaacttaggtttagtccttcgttaaaaaaaatccaaaaatattctcctttcttctattctttctttcccacctaataaattgaaaagcctaacatttcaaactaacattaactcacacaactgacctaatggttcccgttgagtacaacggacgtgaggggtgctaataccttcccctcgcgtaatcgactcccgaaccctgatattggttgcgatgaccatatcttatcctttcttttaggggttttatcgatattttccctttcccattttgggaataaataaagttcggtggcgactctgttcagtccatcattgtgAGCGTACGACCGCGCTTCGCTTtgtagtcgtatccccattttttcgagtTGAGACaagaaggattaatgcataatctgttatcaataagtcaattaagtgataacgggtatgacgtaatcttcaatcaaaaaacatgtaaagcaattaatcagaacaatggaacagtcctatccacagtacaaaattattacacatcgggggagtggggtgcattttgtcaaatggggattcaaaatcatgaaataattaaatcgggcccaaacaacagatgatgcaaagcatgagtgtaagtgcaagagaactgtctcattgtaagaaagcccaagagtaagtcatgtgaagaaaataaataacataacaagttatatttacaaaacactCAAAAATTGAATCAAAAGGAGTGAAATTGGGATTTGCACGGATGGAAATTGAGGGACATATAAACCCTAAATATTGTGCTTAAAGCCGGTTTACACATATTGAAATATCATATGCGATTAATCATAATGCGGTGAAATCCTATTGTTATCTCGATAAAATAAATCATGGATAAACAACATAAGAGTagttgaatccataaattaaaatcgatgCTTTGccaattaaaataaataaaaggtGTAAATACTAAAGAAATAATAAGTGTGAGAGAAATTGGATTAAAACATAAATGTGAGTAAATTAAAAAGaataacttaaaaagaaaagaaaatgtTGTAAAACCAAATATGCCACACACGGGTATCGAACCCGCTACCTAAATGGGAATGAGGAGACTCCAAACCCATCCGGACACCAGTTGTTTGCTTTCAAACCAAGACCAAAAACATGTTAATACTAACCAAAACCTTTCAAAGAAAAGTAACAAACAACAGGGCCAACCGTGGGCCGCTGGACTATGCTTGACTAAGGCCCACGAACCTAAGCTTCAGACTCGGGTCGGTGGAGGCCCATTCCGGATTCTCGGTCCAACACAAAAGAGCTGATGGAAAGCCAAAGGGCAGCGTGACCTAGCCGCATGACTGTCTTGGTCCAAATGAAAAAATAAAGCTAATAATGACTGATGATACGCAAAACAAAAAGGCTATGCATTGGGTTTTGTGGATCTCACAGGTATCGATCCAAATACCACATGTCATTTAAAACAAAAGCAATGTATCGGTTCGAAAATAAACAAAGGGGAGCATCAAGAGCCACGAATGATATCCGATTCCCGTTTTCTGGAAAAAAATCCACCTTCTTTCTCAAAGATCACATTTCATTTTTTGAACAACAGCAAAAATTTAACAACATAACACAATAAGAACACGCAAGGAAGACAATCATGAAGCTACATCAAAGATGAGAGATGAATCGAAAATGGAACTAACCAGTTGCAGCTGGATCGACCGACGAAAGCGTAAGTAATGTTCTTCCTGAATCCTTCTAACTTATGATATCGTTTCTCTTCTGAGTGGAATCCAGATTCCCTTGGGGTTTTTTTGTTGAACAGTTTTCTTTCTCTTCCGCCTCTCCCCTCTTTTTTTTTCTCACTGATTCGCTTCCTCACTATTTATCTTTGCCGATTAGGGTTTCAGATTGGTACATGGGGTTCAAAAGAGTATCTCTGTAATCTCCTTTTGATGCTCAGAATTTGGTCCATCTCGTTTGATACTACAATCTGGAAACGGTAACTCTACCTACGCACTTTCTCCAATCGTTTTGTCTTAATGCCAATTTAGGATATTTTCTGAAATTTTAACTGACTTGCCAATTGCTTTGTGTTACTGCAGTAAAAAAAATATTGAAGATTCAAAGGCGGTTTCGGTTTTGATCACAACTTTGGATCACAGTTTCGGTTTCGGTTTTGATCACAACTTTGAAATGCCAAAACAAACTCTCAACTTGGTCGTCTTTAAGTTCGTATCCAAGCTCTTCAAGTCGCTTCCTCATAGCATGGCGTCTGCTAAGTTTCCCCAAAACAATACCAGCTTCATTGGTTCTTTCAAGTCCAATATCCTCCGGTGATATGATTTCGTATGTACCTTTGTGTTTAAGCATTCCATCCTGATGTATGCCACTTTCATGAGCAAAAGCATTAGCTCCCACAAGAGCCTTATGTGGTTGTAACTGCAAACCAGAGTACTCTTCAACCATTTTGCTTGTCATATAAATGTGCCTTGTATTGATTCCAGTGTGGAGATTGTTGAAGATATGTCCTCCGTATTTCAGGGCCATCACAACCTCTTCCAAGGAGGCATTTCCAACCCTTTCACCAATCCCATTAATGGTGACTTCCAGCTGCCTAGCACCGGCCCGAGCACACTCAATGGTGTTAGCAGTAGAAAGTCCAAGATCATTTTGACAGTGAGTGGAAATAATAACATTCTCAACTCCGGGTGTATTAGCTTTTATATCAGCAATCAGTTTCCCAAATTCACTCGGCATAGTTATTCCAACAGTGTCAGGTATGTTGAGTGTAGTAGGTTGTAAGATTCTGTATTAGAACTTCTGACTTGTATACAGTTCTTAAGTGGGATATTCCATGAAGGTTTAGATTCGTCATCCACATCACAGACATTTATAACCTTTTGTTTTGCATTTTGCAGAAGACAGGAGGGCTGGCTATTTTCTTTAATCCATATTGCAGTTTGAACTTTATGAGCAATGAGTCTCCAGCACATTGCTGTTGTTAAGTTCACCAACTTGTCCCAAATGACAGGAAAATCTTTATCTTTTCTGCAAGCTGGTGGTGCTGAATAAACAAAATAACCATTCGAGCGAAGAAGGCGACCCAACTCCTTTATCAAAATCCCATCATTTTCATGAAAGTCTATACGGCATCTTGAACAGTGAATCATTTCAAATGACCCTGTAGGAAATGGTAGTTGTTTTGTGGACATGGCGGAAATCATTGCACCAATTCCTCGCTCTAATGCAAATTGAATCTGATTTTCGTGACCATCCTTGGGGGCAGAGTTGCTTTTGCTGTTTTTGCATCTGTCATAGTTCTTTAATGCCGTTAATTATTATTCTGCAGGTTCACAATCATGTGGGAGGAAATATTGAAAGATTATCCAAGTTGGGAAAGCGCTGAAGTTTCAATCCATTCTCATTTGCCAAATGGAGTAGACATATAAAGCACAAGTGAGGGGAAATGCCATTGATGCTTGCAGCGGCATTGCATTTGGCAGGAAACTTGGCCAACGAACCCTTGAAATACATTGTTTCTTCTTCGTCTTGAACAAAAGAAAATTTAGTAGTGCTTGAACTTTGTTGTTGACTGCTTGTAGGTTCCTTGGACCACCAATTCAGAGCCATAGCTTAGATTATCAGTTTAGTGTAGACACTAGCATAATTGCTTGGTTTGTTTGCTACTGTTATGCTATGTACAACATGCATGTTTGATGACTGTGGATGCTATTGGTTTAGACATGATGTTGCTGTTATGGAATTCTTATGGGATTGGAATTGGGATTTGTTTTTGTTGGATAATTGTTTTGGGTTAATGAACTTTGGGTTAATTGTTATGATTGAATGGATTTGGATATGAAATGGTTTaaaatggataatgaaaatggatatggattttggATATAGTTTGAAAAAAATGGATTTAAAAATAGAGTTGGGTTATTGGATTGGAAAAAAATGGATTTAATTGTGGGTTTAAGGAATTTGGATATGGGCTGAAATTTGTAAACTCATGCagaatttttttatgaaaaaaaaagTGGTTAAATGGCCTACCAAGAAATAATACAACCATGGCTAATTAATTGAAACTTCTAAAATTAAATCGACAAAAGGTATTGAAATAATTTCCAAAATTAATCTAATCCTCAAAATCAATTTGAATCTCTAAAGTcaattttggatcaaaatcaaATTGAACTTAGTTTGCTACTCCTAGaattaattcaaaaatgatgaaatgatTATGGATACATGATTAAGGATTTGGAAATGGATGGTTGCCTTTGGTCAcgaatgtatgcaaatgaactttagccaagtgccaaataaaaatgaaaaaaaatggaaaaattcaggaccaaaatcggaGTATGACACTTTCCcattttgggaataaataaagttcggtggcgactctgttcagtccatcattgcgagcgtgcgatcgcgcttcgctttgtagtcgtatccccattttttcgaggtgcgacagatggcgactctgctggggaaatggcaaatccctaagtgagtcaagcctagttaggacgtttgtgtgcctttgtttgtttaattatGTGGCTTTTCCATTATTTATTGATttttaatatctttattgttatattgatatttgttgtatattggttccacCGTTTTGGGCCCTTGGATcttgattgcaaaccatgtgggaaagactctacacccgagtctagagtgaaaaaaaacaacataagataggatgatggttgagtagtacggactcccgaggtggatacttcgtaagagtcggtacgagaacctcacttagagtagattcttttgcaaatattgtcgcccgaggtgtatacctcgtaagcttcgatgtttcaaaggggtccatgactctaagaaccttttagaacattgaaactttggccaactagaaatgatggttgcgtagtatggattcccgaggtgaacacttcgtaagaatcgatacgagaacctcgctcagaatagattccctagatggagttgatgaccggaaagtattttccgtaagcgtcaaacagtcttttgaatccatgactctgagtaccctatctagaacccagtcgatggttgcgtagtacggactcccgaggtgaatacttcgtaagagtcggtacgagaacctcacccagaatagattccctagatggagttgacgaccggaaagtatttcccataagcgtcaaacattcttgtgaatcaatgactctggggatcctttgtaacaaagccctagaccatacccggtgagaaccccgttttggaaaagcaatcaaatttatcagtacctcggacttttgaacccgtgtataaaaaaaacacaaatatgcatggcttgcattgcattcattcacatttcattgcatctgcatctcatcataacgcatgtcattttccagacaaaatacaaaaaaaaactcattcatcctttgtccatgatcagcaaagtgattcctaacacgcgtttagaacaaagaaccatgtctcaagatatgatggacgagctaaggaaaagtcaagaagtattgaaggaggaacttaatcttttgaagagccaaatgagatgggtcttggaaaccctgcaagtcttgttgagaaaagagggtcacccaatatacattgctgcaacaaagagagctactaccccacatccatctggtgttac encodes:
- the LOC127130619 gene encoding probable methyltransferase PMT6; protein product: MALNWWSKEPTSSQQQSSSTTKFSFVQDEEETMYFKGSLAKFPAKCNAAASINGISPHLCKNSKSNSAPKDGHENQIQFALERGIGAMISAMSTKQLPFPTGSFEMIHCSRCRIDFHENDGILIKELGRLLRSNGYFVYSAPPACRKDKDFPVIWDKLVNLTTAMCWRLIAHKVQTAIWIKENSQPSCLLQNAKQKVINVCDVDDESKPSWNIPLKNCIQVRSSNTESYNLLHSTYLTLLE